A window of Lepidochelys kempii isolate rLepKem1 chromosome 1, rLepKem1.hap2, whole genome shotgun sequence contains these coding sequences:
- the NRIP1 gene encoding nuclear receptor-interacting protein 1 isoform X2, which produces MTHGEEPGSEMHQDSVVLTYLEGLLMHQAAGGSGTAVDKKPTGHSGEDQNFKISGNIFPNCQSNGPVLNTHTYQGSGMLHLKKARLLQSSEDWNAAKRRRLSDSIVDLNGKKEALLAGMVENVPKGKQDSTLLASLLQSFSSRLQSVALSQQIRQSLKEQGYSLSHDSLQVEKDVRCYGVATSRLKTLLKKRKAKDQKLDTTLPDVTTNLPKERFIESPHTGQNGPKVMNEPLSCAARLQAVASMVEKRSSPTASPKPSVACSQLALLLSSEAHLQQYSREHALKAQNANQVASERLAAMARLQESAQKDLGHFSLSKGMPSHFNGQMRSSAKTITSQSNMAPFQSPIGIVHSPPKNVGYKNTLERNHLKPSPSNSLLLHLLKSQNATKQTKGHEQNERSGIFEDSSTPTTVDEYSDNNPSFTEDDSSDDESSHSNCLPIDLSFKQRTDKQDSGQPASVDNLSRPLFHNWDPKIPCLDNSMENKEDKDTTKGSKLNPHQKVTLLQLLLGHKSEDKEKNTDSQGPHSTADVATFTVQTGKRTPVTESSSANRRTPLSTPPLLISTKADSPINLSHQSSLTVKHNSPPYACSVQPERLMNPASKHLIDLTKNKELKGTKMNRNESAQNSAAFSASKLLQNLAQCGMQTSMSGEEQRTSKQLLTVNTDKPIGLIDRLNSPLLTNVSGKFEENNKIFNCHPTPTEQGLPSSEIENLLERRTVLQLLLGTPNKGKSEKKERMLLKDESSQEQVDKALSEQILTVKIKTEPCEESDVPHNPNAQPIRESKGNTFQGIARSVQRNTGASPASEDLKPEPLSHEDFSFSKNGLLSRLLRQNQDSYPVDDLDRSHRNSELTLLDSKSLCTIPKKRKFHTESSESPLKKKGGNSVNSQEAHDKDIWSEPSFTENSTPVTIKEELLPDTEPKIPFHNLRSPYNSHMGNKSSHQHNVNGEVYGLLEKVLTIKKEPE; this is translated from the exons ATGACTCATGGAGAAGAGCCTGGCTCTGAGATGCACCAGGATTCTGTTGTTCTAACTTACCTAGAGGGATTACTAATGCATCAGGCAGCGGGAGGCTCAGGTACTGCAGTTGACAAAAAGCCTACTGGGCATAGTGGAGAGGATCAAAACTTTAAGATTTCTGGAAATATATTTCCCAACTGTCAAAGTAATGGTCCAGTTCTTAACACACATACATATCAGGGATCTGGCATGTTGCATCTCAAAAAAGCAAGACTATTACAGTCTTCTGAAGACTGGAATGCAGCAAAGAGAAGGCGGTTGTCTGATTCCATTGTGGATTTGAATGGAAAAAAAGAAGCTTTGTTAGCTGGCATGGTTGAAAATGTGCCTAAAGGCAAACAGGATAGCACACTACTTGCCTCTTTGCTTCAGTCGTTCAGCTCTAGGCTGCAGAGTGTTGCTCTGTCACAACAGATTAGGCAGAGCCTCAAGGAGCAAGGGTATTCCCTCAGCCATGATTCTTTACAAGTGGAGAAAGATGTAAGGTGCTATGGTGTTGCAACTAGTCGCTTGAAGACTCTgctgaagaaaagaaaagcaaaagatCAAAAGCTGGACACCACTCTGCCTGATGTAACAACGAACCTGCCTAAAGAGAGGTTTATAGAATCTCCACATACAGGGCAGAATGGACCCAAGGTGATGAATGAGCCTCTGTCATGTGCTGCAAGATTACAAGCAGTTGCAAGCATGGTAGAGAAAAGATCTAGTCCTACTGCTTCTCCTAAACCCAGCGTAGCTTGTAGTCAGCTAGCTTTACTTCTTTCAAGTGAAGCTCATTTGCAGCAGTATTCCAGGGAACATGCTTTAAAAGCACAAAATGCAAATCAGGTAGCAAGTGAGAGACTTGCTGCTATGGCGAGATTACAAGAAAGTGCCCAGAAAGACCTTGGCCATTTCAGTCTGTCAAAAGGAATGCCAAGCCATTTTAATGGTCAAATGAGAtcatcagcaaaaacaataacTAGCCAGAGCAATATGGCACCATTTCAGAGCCCCATTGGAATCGTTCATTCTCCTCCCAAAAATGTAGGATACAAAAATACGTTGGAAAGAAACCATTTAAAACCATCTCCCAGCAACAGTTTGCTGTTACATCTTCTTAAAAGTCAGAATGcaactaaacaaacaaaagggcATGAGCAGAATGAGAGGTCAGGTATTTTTGAGGACAGTAGCACACCAACTACTGTGGATGAGTATTCAGACAACAATCCTAGTTTTACAGAAGATGACAGCAGTGACGATGAAAGTTCCCATTCTAACTGTCTTCCTATAGATTTATCTTTCAAACAGAGGACAGACAAACAAGATTCTGGACAGCCTGCTTCTGTAGATAATCTGAGTCGGCCATTGTTTCATAATTGGGATCCAAAAATTCCATGTCTAGATAACAGTATGGAGAATAAAGAAGATAAAGACACTACTAAAGGTTCTAAACTGAATCCACATCAGAAAGTAACACTGCTTCAGTTATTACTTGGGCATAAGAGTGAAGATAAAGAGAAAAATACAGACTCTCAGGGACCACACAGTACAGCTGATGTGGCAACATTTACTGTACAAACTGGTAAGAGGACTCCTGTGACAGAAAGTTCCAGTGCAAATCGAAGAACTCCATTAAGCACTCCACCTTTGCTTATTTCTACAAAAGCAGACTCTCCTATAAATCTCTCCCACCAATCTTCTCTAACAGTCAAACATAATTCTCCACCATATGCTTGCAGCGTCCAGCCAGAGAGGTTAATGAATCCAGCATCTAAACATTTGATAGATCTTACAAAAAATAAAGAACTTAAAGGAACTAAAATGAACAGAAATGAAAGTGCACAAAATTCTGCAGCTTTCAGTGCCAGCAAGCTGTTGCAGAACTTAGCTCAATGTGGAATGCAGACTTCCATGTCAGGTGAAGAGCAAAGAACGAGCAAACAGCTGCTAACAGTAAATACAGATAAACCTATAGGGTTGATTGATAGATTGAATAGTCCTTTGCTCACAAATGTATCAGGTAAATTtgaagaaaacaacaaaatattcAATTGTCATCCTACACCCACTGAACAAGGACTTCCTAGTTCAGAAATAGAAAATCTCCTTGAAAGACGCACTGTCCTTCAGTTGCTTCTGGGAACCCCCAATAAAGGTAAAAGTGAAAAGAAAGAGAGGATGCTTTTAAAAGATGAAAGCTCACAAGAACAGGTGGATAAGGCTTTGAGTGAGCAAATATTGACtgtgaaaataaaaactgaacCTTGTGAAGAATCAGATGTTCCTCATAATCCAAATGCACAGCCAATAAGAGAGAGTAAGGGTAACACATTTCAAGGAATAGCTCGTTCAGTGCAGAGAAACACAGGTGCCTCTCCAGCATCTGAGGACTTGAAACCTGAGCCTCTTTCACatgaagatttttctttttcaaaaaatgGCTTGTTAAGTCGATTGCTGAGACAGAATCAAGATAGTTACCCCGTTGATGATCTGGACAGAAGTCACAGAAATAGTGAACTGACACTTCTAGACTCAAAGAGCCTTTGCACCATTCCTAAGAAGAGGAAATTTCATACTGAGTCTTCAGAAAGTccattaaaaaag AAAGGAGGCAATTCTGTTAATAGCCAAGAAGCACATGATAAGGACATTTGGAGTGAACCTTCATTTACGGAAAATTCAACTCCTGTTACAATAAAGGAGGAGTTATTACCTGACACAGAACCTAAAATTCCTTTTCATAATTTAAGAAGCCCTTACAATAGCCATATGGGGAATAAGAGCTCCCATCAACACAATGTGAATGGAGAAGTGTATGGACTCTTGGAAAAGGTGCTAACAATCAAAAAAGAACCTGAGTGA
- the NRIP1 gene encoding nuclear receptor-interacting protein 1 isoform X1 encodes MTHGEEPGSEMHQDSVVLTYLEGLLMHQAAGGSGTAVDKKPTGHSGEDQNFKISGNIFPNCQSNGPVLNTHTYQGSGMLHLKKARLLQSSEDWNAAKRRRLSDSIVDLNGKKEALLAGMVENVPKGKQDSTLLASLLQSFSSRLQSVALSQQIRQSLKEQGYSLSHDSLQVEKDVRCYGVATSRLKTLLKKRKAKDQKLDTTLPDVTTNLPKERFIESPHTGQNGPKVMNEPLSCAARLQAVASMVEKRSSPTASPKPSVACSQLALLLSSEAHLQQYSREHALKAQNANQVASERLAAMARLQESAQKDLGHFSLSKGMPSHFNGQMRSSAKTITSQSNMAPFQSPIGIVHSPPKNVGYKNTLERNHLKPSPSNSLLLHLLKSQNATKQTKGHEQNERSGIFEDSSTPTTVDEYSDNNPSFTEDDSSDDESSHSNCLPIDLSFKQRTDKQDSGQPASVDNLSRPLFHNWDPKIPCLDNSMENKEDKDTTKGSKLNPHQKVTLLQLLLGHKSEDKEKNTDSQGPHSTADVATFTVQTGKRTPVTESSSANRRTPLSTPPLLISTKADSPINLSHQSSLTVKHNSPPYACSVQPERLMNPASKHLIDLTKNKELKGTKMNRNESAQNSAAFSASKLLQNLAQCGMQTSMSGEEQRTSKQLLTVNTDKPIGLIDRLNSPLLTNVSGKFEENNKIFNCHPTPTEQGLPSSEIENLLERRTVLQLLLGTPNKGKSEKKERMLLKDESSQEQVDKALSEQILTVKIKTEPCEESDVPHNPNAQPIRESKGNTFQGIARSVQRNTGASPASEDLKPEPLSHEDFSFSKNGLLSRLLRQNQDSYPVDDLDRSHRNSELTLLDSKSLCTIPKKRKFHTESSESPLKKVKSNVTDASNNHMSPAETLYRPLLNQQELKFNRSDLEFKYTAGHGSNNESENRSWSRDSKGFNVLKQLLLSENSERDFSQHRNNAVTEGKKKGNKNNVANNKPECSISSVNALMGNPVQPNSCVDHRTFQYPVAVKSPASSPFSEHLGCTVSRPESDQFSVCPIPSEKGPIRWVITGMDKGEYEKDSPRLTKTNPILYYMLQKGGNSVNSQEAHDKDIWSEPSFTENSTPVTIKEELLPDTEPKIPFHNLRSPYNSHMGNKSSHQHNVNGEVYGLLEKVLTIKKEPE; translated from the coding sequence ATGACTCATGGAGAAGAGCCTGGCTCTGAGATGCACCAGGATTCTGTTGTTCTAACTTACCTAGAGGGATTACTAATGCATCAGGCAGCGGGAGGCTCAGGTACTGCAGTTGACAAAAAGCCTACTGGGCATAGTGGAGAGGATCAAAACTTTAAGATTTCTGGAAATATATTTCCCAACTGTCAAAGTAATGGTCCAGTTCTTAACACACATACATATCAGGGATCTGGCATGTTGCATCTCAAAAAAGCAAGACTATTACAGTCTTCTGAAGACTGGAATGCAGCAAAGAGAAGGCGGTTGTCTGATTCCATTGTGGATTTGAATGGAAAAAAAGAAGCTTTGTTAGCTGGCATGGTTGAAAATGTGCCTAAAGGCAAACAGGATAGCACACTACTTGCCTCTTTGCTTCAGTCGTTCAGCTCTAGGCTGCAGAGTGTTGCTCTGTCACAACAGATTAGGCAGAGCCTCAAGGAGCAAGGGTATTCCCTCAGCCATGATTCTTTACAAGTGGAGAAAGATGTAAGGTGCTATGGTGTTGCAACTAGTCGCTTGAAGACTCTgctgaagaaaagaaaagcaaaagatCAAAAGCTGGACACCACTCTGCCTGATGTAACAACGAACCTGCCTAAAGAGAGGTTTATAGAATCTCCACATACAGGGCAGAATGGACCCAAGGTGATGAATGAGCCTCTGTCATGTGCTGCAAGATTACAAGCAGTTGCAAGCATGGTAGAGAAAAGATCTAGTCCTACTGCTTCTCCTAAACCCAGCGTAGCTTGTAGTCAGCTAGCTTTACTTCTTTCAAGTGAAGCTCATTTGCAGCAGTATTCCAGGGAACATGCTTTAAAAGCACAAAATGCAAATCAGGTAGCAAGTGAGAGACTTGCTGCTATGGCGAGATTACAAGAAAGTGCCCAGAAAGACCTTGGCCATTTCAGTCTGTCAAAAGGAATGCCAAGCCATTTTAATGGTCAAATGAGAtcatcagcaaaaacaataacTAGCCAGAGCAATATGGCACCATTTCAGAGCCCCATTGGAATCGTTCATTCTCCTCCCAAAAATGTAGGATACAAAAATACGTTGGAAAGAAACCATTTAAAACCATCTCCCAGCAACAGTTTGCTGTTACATCTTCTTAAAAGTCAGAATGcaactaaacaaacaaaagggcATGAGCAGAATGAGAGGTCAGGTATTTTTGAGGACAGTAGCACACCAACTACTGTGGATGAGTATTCAGACAACAATCCTAGTTTTACAGAAGATGACAGCAGTGACGATGAAAGTTCCCATTCTAACTGTCTTCCTATAGATTTATCTTTCAAACAGAGGACAGACAAACAAGATTCTGGACAGCCTGCTTCTGTAGATAATCTGAGTCGGCCATTGTTTCATAATTGGGATCCAAAAATTCCATGTCTAGATAACAGTATGGAGAATAAAGAAGATAAAGACACTACTAAAGGTTCTAAACTGAATCCACATCAGAAAGTAACACTGCTTCAGTTATTACTTGGGCATAAGAGTGAAGATAAAGAGAAAAATACAGACTCTCAGGGACCACACAGTACAGCTGATGTGGCAACATTTACTGTACAAACTGGTAAGAGGACTCCTGTGACAGAAAGTTCCAGTGCAAATCGAAGAACTCCATTAAGCACTCCACCTTTGCTTATTTCTACAAAAGCAGACTCTCCTATAAATCTCTCCCACCAATCTTCTCTAACAGTCAAACATAATTCTCCACCATATGCTTGCAGCGTCCAGCCAGAGAGGTTAATGAATCCAGCATCTAAACATTTGATAGATCTTACAAAAAATAAAGAACTTAAAGGAACTAAAATGAACAGAAATGAAAGTGCACAAAATTCTGCAGCTTTCAGTGCCAGCAAGCTGTTGCAGAACTTAGCTCAATGTGGAATGCAGACTTCCATGTCAGGTGAAGAGCAAAGAACGAGCAAACAGCTGCTAACAGTAAATACAGATAAACCTATAGGGTTGATTGATAGATTGAATAGTCCTTTGCTCACAAATGTATCAGGTAAATTtgaagaaaacaacaaaatattcAATTGTCATCCTACACCCACTGAACAAGGACTTCCTAGTTCAGAAATAGAAAATCTCCTTGAAAGACGCACTGTCCTTCAGTTGCTTCTGGGAACCCCCAATAAAGGTAAAAGTGAAAAGAAAGAGAGGATGCTTTTAAAAGATGAAAGCTCACAAGAACAGGTGGATAAGGCTTTGAGTGAGCAAATATTGACtgtgaaaataaaaactgaacCTTGTGAAGAATCAGATGTTCCTCATAATCCAAATGCACAGCCAATAAGAGAGAGTAAGGGTAACACATTTCAAGGAATAGCTCGTTCAGTGCAGAGAAACACAGGTGCCTCTCCAGCATCTGAGGACTTGAAACCTGAGCCTCTTTCACatgaagatttttctttttcaaaaaatgGCTTGTTAAGTCGATTGCTGAGACAGAATCAAGATAGTTACCCCGTTGATGATCTGGACAGAAGTCACAGAAATAGTGAACTGACACTTCTAGACTCAAAGAGCCTTTGCACCATTCCTAAGAAGAGGAAATTTCATACTGAGTCTTCAGAAAGTccattaaaaaaggtaaaaagtaATGTGACTGATGCTTCAAACAATCACATGTCTCCTGCAGAGACATTGTATCGGCCTTTGCTTAACCAGCAAGAGCTGAAATTTAACAGAAGCGATCTTGAATTTAAATATACTGCAGGTCATGGTTCGAATAATGAAAGTGAAAATAGGAGTTGGTCTAGAGATAGTAAAGGCTTTAATGTGTTGAAACAACTGCTTCTCTCAGAAAACTCTGAGAGAGATTTTTCACAGCATAGGAATAATGCAGTAACAGAGGGcaagaagaaaggaaacaaaaataatgtaGCAAATAATAAACCCGAATGTAGCATTTCCTCAGTAAATGCATTAATGGGAAATCCTGTGCAACCAAACAGTTGTGTAGATCACAGGACATTTCAGTATCCAGTAGCAGTGAAGAGTCCTGCTAGTTCCCCCTTCTCTGAACATTTGGGATGTACAGTATCTAGACCTGAATCTGACCAATTTAGTGTTTGCCCCATACCCAGTGAAAAAGGCCCCATCAGATGGGTTATCACAGGAATGGACAAGGGTGAATATGAAAAAGACTCCCCAAGACTAACCAAAACCAATCCAATATTGTATTACATGTTACAGAAAGGAGGCAATTCTGTTAATAGCCAAGAAGCACATGATAAGGACATTTGGAGTGAACCTTCATTTACGGAAAATTCAACTCCTGTTACAATAAAGGAGGAGTTATTACCTGACACAGAACCTAAAATTCCTTTTCATAATTTAAGAAGCCCTTACAATAGCCATATGGGGAATAAGAGCTCCCATCAACACAATGTGAATGGAGAAGTGTATGGACTCTTGGAAAAGGTGCTAACAATCAAAAAAGAACCTGAGTGA